From Streptomyces sp. GSL17-111, one genomic window encodes:
- a CDS encoding WhiB family transcriptional regulator has product MSSWATDWSTQAACRTTDPDELFVQGAAQNRAKAVCTGCPVRTECLADALDNRVEFGVWGGMTERERRALLRRRPMVSSWRRLLETARAEYESFGREYAEASADVDAHERGGVPVAAG; this is encoded by the coding sequence ATGAGCAGCTGGGCAACCGACTGGAGTACGCAGGCCGCCTGCCGTACGACGGATCCGGACGAATTGTTCGTACAAGGAGCGGCCCAGAACAGGGCCAAGGCGGTGTGCACCGGATGTCCGGTACGCACCGAATGTCTCGCCGATGCCCTCGACAACCGCGTGGAGTTCGGCGTGTGGGGCGGCATGACGGAGCGGGAGCGCAGGGCGCTGCTGCGCCGGCGCCCCATGGTCAGCTCCTGGCGTCGGCTGCTGGAGACGGCCAGGGCGGAGTACGAGTCCTTCGGGCGTGAGTACGCCGAGGCCTCGGCGGACGTGGACGCGCACGAGCGCGGCGGCGTACCGGTGGCCGCGGGCTGA
- a CDS encoding DUF4177 domain-containing protein — translation MTKWEYATVPLLVHATKQILDTWGEDGWELVQVVPGPNNPEQLVAYLKREKA, via the coding sequence ATGACGAAATGGGAATACGCGACGGTGCCGCTCCTCGTGCACGCGACCAAGCAGATCCTGGACACCTGGGGCGAGGACGGGTGGGAGCTCGTCCAGGTCGTGCCCGGCCCGAACAACCCCGAGCAGCTGGTGGCCTACCTCAAGCGGGAGAAGGCGTGA
- a CDS encoding ArsA-related P-loop ATPase, whose amino-acid sequence MSRLHVVTGKGGTGKTTVAAALALALADAGKRTLLVEVEGRQGIAQLFETEALPYEERKIAVAPGGGEVFALAIDAERALLDYLQMFYKLGSAGRALRRIGAIDFATTIAPGVRDVLLTGKACEAVRRRDRAGAFVYDAVVMDAPPTGRITRFLGVNDEVAGLARVGPVHHQAQAVMRVLKSPETAVHLVTLLEEMPVQETVDGVAELRGAGLPVGAAVVNLVRPAVLDAAEVTAADGVRAELAEAFATAGLGGARRGGKAQRLVDPLLRQAREHAERVTLEERQRAEIAALDLPTLELPLLWDGVDLAGLYTLAAALRAQDGHAVTGDPGGPSGDPGGEGDEREGAGA is encoded by the coding sequence GTGAGCAGGCTGCATGTGGTCACCGGCAAGGGCGGCACGGGCAAGACGACGGTCGCCGCCGCACTCGCGCTCGCCCTGGCGGACGCCGGGAAGCGCACACTCCTCGTGGAGGTGGAGGGACGACAGGGCATCGCCCAGCTCTTCGAGACCGAGGCGCTCCCCTACGAGGAGCGCAAGATCGCGGTGGCGCCGGGCGGGGGCGAGGTCTTCGCGCTGGCCATCGACGCCGAGCGCGCCCTACTGGACTACCTCCAGATGTTCTACAAACTCGGCAGCGCGGGCCGCGCCCTGCGCAGGATCGGCGCGATCGACTTCGCGACCACCATCGCCCCCGGCGTCCGGGACGTCCTGCTGACCGGCAAGGCGTGCGAGGCGGTGCGGCGACGCGACCGCGCGGGCGCGTTCGTCTACGACGCCGTGGTCATGGACGCCCCGCCGACCGGCCGCATCACCCGGTTCCTGGGGGTCAACGACGAGGTCGCCGGACTCGCCCGGGTCGGGCCTGTGCACCACCAGGCGCAGGCCGTCATGCGGGTGCTGAAGTCGCCGGAGACGGCCGTGCACCTGGTCACGCTGCTGGAGGAGATGCCGGTGCAGGAGACCGTGGACGGCGTCGCCGAGCTGCGCGGGGCCGGACTGCCGGTCGGCGCGGCCGTCGTGAACCTCGTCCGCCCGGCGGTGCTGGACGCGGCGGAGGTCACGGCGGCGGACGGCGTCCGCGCGGAGCTGGCCGAGGCCTTCGCGACCGCCGGGCTCGGCGGCGCGCGGCGCGGCGGCAAGGCGCAGCGGCTCGTGGACCCGCTGCTCCGGCAGGCCCGCGAGCACGCCGAGCGGGTCACCCTGGAGGAGCGGCAGCGGGCGGAGATCGCCGCGCTGGACCTGCCCACGCTGGAACTGCCGCTGCTGTGGGACGGCGTCGACCTCGCCGGCCTCTACACGCTCGCCGCCGCCCTGCGCGCCCAGGACGGGCACGCGGTGACGGGCGACCCGGGCGGCCCGTCGGGTGACCCGGGCGGCGAGGGCGACGAGCGGGAAGGAGCCGGGGCATGA
- a CDS encoding RidA family protein, with translation MSAPAGRVEAKLAELGLKLPEVTPPLAAYVPAVQTGRYVYTSGQVPLVDGSLPVAGKVGSEVSPEQAKELAAVCALNALAAVKSVAGDLDRIARVVKVVGFVASAPHFTGQPGVVNGASELLGNVLGDAGVHARSAVGVSVLPIDAPVEVEIQVELRD, from the coding sequence GTGAGCGCCCCGGCGGGCCGGGTCGAGGCGAAACTCGCCGAGCTGGGCCTGAAGCTGCCCGAGGTGACGCCGCCGCTGGCCGCGTACGTCCCCGCCGTGCAGACCGGCCGCTACGTGTACACCTCGGGCCAGGTGCCCCTGGTGGACGGCTCGCTGCCGGTGGCGGGCAAGGTGGGCAGCGAGGTCTCACCCGAGCAGGCGAAGGAGCTGGCGGCCGTGTGCGCGCTCAACGCCCTGGCGGCCGTGAAGTCGGTCGCCGGTGACCTCGACCGGATCGCGCGTGTGGTGAAGGTCGTCGGCTTCGTCGCCTCGGCCCCGCACTTCACCGGGCAGCCCGGCGTCGTCAACGGCGCCAGCGAGCTGCTGGGCAACGTCCTCGGCGACGCCGGGGTGCACGCCCGCAGCGCGGTCGGCGTCTCCGTCCTGCCGATCGACGCGCCCGTGGAGGTCGAGATCCAGGTGGAGCTGCGGGACTGA
- a CDS encoding ArsA family ATPase, with protein MSPEVLRDVPVLETDPLLDDPATRIVVCCGAGGVGKTTSAAALGLRAAERGRKVVVLTIDPARRLAQSMGLTELDNTPRRVPGIDTAQGGELHAMMLDMKRTFDEIVEAHADADRARAILDNPFYQSLSAGFAGTQEYMAMEKLGQLRARDAWDLIIVDTPPSRSALDFLDAPGRLGSFLDGRFIRLLAAPAKAGGRAGLKMFSLGMTGVSMVTGTLGKLLGTGMLRDVQTFVAAMDTLFGGFRTRADATYRLLQAPGTAFLVVAAPERDALREAAYFVERLHADRMPLAGLLLNRVHGSSAGALSAERALAAAETLEEGADGAGGPHRLAAGLLTLHAERMRVIARERRMRDRFTALHPEVPVAEVAALPGDVHDLAGLRDIGELLAAQPPDPQRS; from the coding sequence ATGAGCCCGGAGGTACTGCGGGACGTTCCCGTGCTGGAGACCGACCCGCTGCTGGACGACCCGGCCACCCGCATCGTCGTCTGCTGCGGCGCGGGCGGCGTCGGGAAGACGACCTCGGCGGCGGCCCTCGGCCTCCGCGCGGCCGAGCGCGGCCGAAAGGTCGTCGTGCTGACCATCGACCCGGCCCGCCGGCTCGCCCAGTCCATGGGCCTGACCGAGCTGGACAACACCCCCCGGCGGGTGCCCGGCATCGACACCGCCCAGGGCGGTGAACTGCACGCGATGATGCTGGACATGAAGCGCACGTTCGACGAGATCGTCGAGGCGCACGCGGACGCCGACCGGGCCCGCGCGATCCTGGACAACCCCTTCTACCAGTCCCTGTCGGCCGGATTCGCGGGCACGCAGGAGTACATGGCGATGGAGAAGCTCGGCCAGCTCCGCGCCCGCGACGCGTGGGACCTCATCATCGTCGACACCCCGCCGAGCCGCTCCGCGCTGGACTTCCTGGACGCTCCCGGCCGCCTCGGCTCGTTCCTCGACGGCCGCTTCATCCGGCTGCTCGCCGCGCCCGCGAAGGCGGGCGGCAGGGCCGGGCTCAAGATGTTCAGCCTCGGCATGACCGGGGTGTCGATGGTGACGGGGACGCTGGGCAAGCTGCTCGGCACCGGGATGCTGCGCGACGTGCAGACGTTCGTCGCCGCCATGGACACGCTGTTCGGCGGCTTCCGCACCCGGGCCGACGCCACCTACCGGCTGCTCCAGGCCCCGGGCACGGCGTTCCTCGTCGTCGCCGCGCCCGAGCGGGACGCGCTGCGGGAAGCGGCGTACTTCGTGGAGCGGCTGCACGCCGACCGCATGCCGCTGGCCGGGCTGCTGCTCAACCGCGTCCACGGCAGCAGCGCCGGGGCGCTCAGCGCCGAGCGGGCCCTGGCCGCCGCCGAGACGCTGGAGGAGGGCGCGGACGGTGCCGGAGGTCCGCACCGGCTCGCGGCCGGGCTGCTGACGCTGCACGCCGAACGCATGCGGGTCATCGCCCGCGAGCGCCGGATGCGGGACCGCTTCACCGCCCTCCACCCGGAGGTGCCGGTGGCCGAGGTCGCCGCCCTGCCCGGCGACGTCCACGACCTGGCCGGGCTGCGCGACATCGGCGAACTGCTCGCCGCGCAGCCGCCCGACCCGCAGCGGAGCTAG
- a CDS encoding rhodanese-like domain-containing protein yields MRTAVIISTRGFAAFRHDLLEDPDSVRFVGIFSDLDVENLSEEQRARFHRVHVVPCGLADPSPMLYSLVDEDAARAVVAEILRETPREDVTVHCYDEQDMMVAANLRTHFGLRGPGTDDIAPFRDKILMKERLREAGVRVPLFGLFAPERFALDAPGYFKEIVGEVGLPFILKPTDSAGSEGVLKITDRAGFEALPDDLGRPYEYEEFVEGTMYSVNIVSEAGRTVFGGVTEYLVNSMEIPGGKVNADINLIDSDPRVARMVAFGERALDALGRPDGGSHLELFHTADDELVFLEVAARFKGMAGLAAMQRNYATAFINLAFQIESGVRSRPYDGEQVYCYDGVVPKSHGVVCELVEPELESDVEMTWTVRVGEEIEQSNSLLANGGTFLVLNKDYEAAYRDFRRLADYRPIRYRTASRTLGTPPAAPERAVAYFQQTRLACETDPYDVHHDLQAGTGGFVLIDARRPEAYAREHLPGAVSLPHQDITAETTAGLDRDVPCVTYGWGPACNGGTRAAAKLAALGFQVKEMIGGLEYYRRGGYPTQGDDPA; encoded by the coding sequence ATGAGAACAGCCGTCATCATCTCCACCCGCGGCTTCGCCGCGTTCCGCCACGACCTGCTGGAGGACCCCGACTCCGTGCGGTTCGTCGGGATCTTCTCCGACCTGGACGTGGAGAACCTGAGCGAGGAGCAGCGCGCCCGGTTCCACCGCGTCCACGTCGTCCCGTGCGGGCTGGCGGACCCGAGCCCCATGCTGTACTCCCTCGTCGACGAGGACGCGGCGCGCGCCGTCGTGGCCGAGATCCTGCGGGAGACGCCGCGGGAGGACGTCACGGTCCACTGCTACGACGAGCAGGACATGATGGTCGCGGCGAACCTCCGCACCCACTTCGGCCTGCGCGGGCCGGGGACGGACGACATCGCGCCGTTCCGCGACAAGATCCTCATGAAGGAGCGGCTGCGCGAAGCGGGCGTGCGGGTCCCGCTGTTCGGGCTCTTCGCCCCCGAGCGGTTCGCCCTCGACGCGCCCGGCTACTTCAAGGAGATCGTCGGCGAGGTGGGCCTGCCGTTCATCCTCAAGCCCACCGACTCGGCGGGCTCCGAGGGCGTCCTGAAGATCACCGACCGGGCCGGCTTCGAGGCGCTGCCCGACGACCTCGGCCGGCCCTACGAGTACGAGGAGTTCGTCGAGGGGACGATGTACAGCGTCAACATCGTCTCCGAGGCCGGGCGCACCGTCTTCGGCGGGGTGACCGAGTACCTCGTCAACTCGATGGAGATCCCCGGCGGCAAGGTCAACGCCGACATCAACCTGATCGACTCCGACCCGCGCGTGGCGCGCATGGTCGCCTTCGGCGAGCGGGCCCTGGACGCCCTGGGCCGCCCGGACGGGGGCTCCCACCTGGAGCTGTTCCACACCGCCGACGACGAGCTGGTCTTCCTGGAGGTCGCCGCCCGCTTCAAGGGCATGGCCGGACTCGCCGCCATGCAGCGCAACTACGCGACCGCCTTCATCAACCTGGCCTTCCAGATCGAGAGCGGTGTGCGCAGCCGCCCCTACGACGGCGAACAGGTCTACTGCTACGACGGCGTGGTGCCCAAGAGCCACGGCGTCGTCTGCGAACTGGTCGAGCCGGAGCTGGAGAGCGACGTCGAGATGACGTGGACGGTGCGGGTGGGGGAGGAGATCGAGCAGAGCAACTCGCTCCTGGCCAACGGCGGCACCTTCCTCGTGCTGAACAAGGACTACGAGGCCGCCTACCGCGACTTCCGCCGGCTCGCCGACTACCGGCCGATCCGCTACCGCACGGCGAGCCGGACGCTGGGCACTCCGCCCGCCGCGCCGGAGCGCGCGGTCGCGTACTTCCAGCAGACGCGGCTGGCGTGCGAGACCGACCCCTACGACGTCCACCACGACCTGCAAGCCGGAACCGGCGGCTTCGTCCTCATCGACGCCCGGCGGCCCGAGGCGTACGCGCGCGAGCACCTACCGGGCGCCGTCAGCCTCCCGCACCAGGACATCACCGCCGAGACGACCGCCGGGCTCGACCGGGACGTCCCGTGCGTCACCTACGGCTGGGGGCCCGCCTGCAACGGCGGGACGCGCGCCGCCGCGAAGCTCGCGGCGCTCGGCTTCCAGGTCAAGGAGATGATCGGCGGGCTGGAGTACTACCGGCGCGGCGGCTACCCGACGCAGGGGGACGACCCGGCGTGA
- a CDS encoding GPP34 family phosphoprotein codes for MTPPRPHPGRLADALLLHVAAASGGRPDRWRVELGLGTAGAVLVDLALAGRVAVRPGHVTVRCADRVEDPVADEVLGALLLADRRRCLEGRLEHLAPRVYEAVLARLLEERRLVFVPGGPGVPGASGGSGRPGRFAGFAARRGGRHLPARPLAAPPPGPHADALAALVRATRRERTPPGAPTPPEPAGTVCAAVTAALRSAAQTLTCPF; via the coding sequence GTGACGCCGCCCCGGCCCCACCCCGGTCGGCTCGCCGACGCCCTGCTGCTGCACGTCGCCGCCGCGTCGGGGGGACGCCCCGACCGGTGGCGCGTGGAGCTCGGGCTGGGGACGGCGGGGGCCGTCCTCGTCGACCTGGCGCTGGCCGGGCGCGTCGCCGTGCGCCCCGGCCACGTCACCGTCCGGTGCGCCGACCGCGTCGAGGACCCCGTCGCGGACGAGGTCCTGGGCGCCCTGCTCCTCGCCGACCGGCGGCGCTGTCTGGAGGGCCGCCTCGAACACCTCGCACCGCGTGTGTACGAGGCGGTGCTGGCCCGGCTGTTGGAGGAGCGGCGTCTCGTGTTCGTCCCCGGCGGGCCCGGCGTCCCCGGGGCGTCCGGCGGGTCCGGCCGGCCCGGACGGTTCGCCGGGTTCGCCGCCCGGCGCGGCGGACGCCACCTGCCCGCCCGGCCGCTCGCGGCACCGCCCCCCGGGCCGCACGCCGACGCCCTCGCGGCGCTGGTGCGGGCGACCCGCCGGGAGCGGACGCCGCCGGGCGCGCCGACGCCGCCCGAGCCGGCCGGTACGGTCTGCGCCGCCGTCACCGCCGCGCTGCGCTCGGCGGCCCAGACCCTCACCTGTCCGTTCTGA